One stretch of Paenibacillus sp. FSL R5-0341 DNA includes these proteins:
- a CDS encoding MBL fold metallo-hydrolase yields MKIQLIRHATLWLEYGGLNILVDPMLMDADVMPAFPNTPNELRNPSIGLPETETDYLHPDLLIVTHTHLDHWDEAAAKQLGKDIPLICQPGDENVFLAAGFTDVTPVNEKHEHHSVRFARTSGQHGTGEIGERMGNVSGFVLEADAEPVTYIAGDTVWCEEPAEAIRQYSPEVIVVNAGGARFVEGDPITMDGPDVVAVKRHAPSAHVIAVHMDVINHCVVSRTDLATYLASEQLDGQVLIPRDGESFEF; encoded by the coding sequence ATGAAAATTCAATTGATTCGCCATGCTACACTCTGGCTTGAATACGGAGGGCTGAACATCCTCGTTGATCCCATGTTGATGGACGCTGATGTCATGCCTGCATTTCCAAACACACCGAATGAGTTACGTAATCCAAGCATCGGTCTGCCTGAAACCGAAACGGATTATCTGCATCCGGATCTGTTAATTGTCACACATACCCATCTGGACCATTGGGATGAAGCAGCTGCTAAACAACTTGGCAAGGACATTCCTCTAATCTGCCAGCCTGGGGACGAGAACGTATTTCTGGCAGCCGGATTCACGGATGTAACGCCTGTAAATGAGAAGCATGAGCATCACTCTGTCCGATTTGCCCGTACATCGGGACAGCACGGCACAGGAGAGATCGGCGAACGTATGGGCAACGTATCCGGTTTCGTACTTGAAGCAGATGCAGAACCTGTCACCTATATTGCTGGGGATACCGTCTGGTGTGAAGAACCTGCTGAGGCCATCCGCCAATATTCGCCTGAAGTCATTGTCGTGAATGCCGGCGGTGCACGCTTCGTGGAGGGTGATCCCATTACGATGGACGGGCCTGATGTTGTCGCCGTGAAGCGCCATGCACCGTCTGCTCATGTCATCGCTGTGCACATGGATGTGATTAACCATTGTGTGGTGTCTCGCACGGATCTCGCTACTTATCTGGCATCCGAGCAGTTAGATGGTCAGGTGCTCATTCCACGCGACGGCGAAAGTTTTGAATTTTAA
- a CDS encoding Lrp/AsnC family transcriptional regulator — MNEMIDDTDIRILQILIQDAKRSHKEIGEEVHLTGQAVGARVRKLQDLGVIEGYTVKWNPERLGLGLQAFVTVFLNSGDRHAAFRTFIAERKDIVEVHRVSGEGCYLMRVQTGTTEQLGQLLEALLPYGNYKVSLSIGVEKSQ; from the coding sequence ATGAATGAAATGATAGATGATACAGATATACGCATTTTACAGATCCTGATTCAGGATGCCAAACGTTCTCACAAAGAGATCGGTGAAGAGGTTCACCTCACAGGACAGGCCGTTGGTGCAAGAGTGCGCAAGCTGCAAGATCTGGGTGTAATTGAAGGGTATACGGTAAAATGGAACCCGGAACGCCTTGGGCTTGGCCTTCAGGCCTTTGTTACGGTTTTCTTGAACTCCGGCGACAGACATGCTGCCTTTCGTACATTCATTGCTGAACGTAAGGACATCGTTGAAGTCCACCGCGTCAGCGGAGAAGGCTGCTATCTGATGCGGGTGCAAACTGGCACCACAGAGCAGCTTGGTCAACTGCTGGAAGCATTGCTGCCTTACGGAAATTACAAAGTTAGCCTGTCCATAGGTGTAGAGAAATCACAATGA
- a CDS encoding ABC transporter ATP-binding protein translates to MSNANAELRPDEEADQSKRTSFKAMMAYAKPHKWAFAGIFFCSLLGISADLLQPYLVKIAIDDHLAVGQTSVGFLVQLAAIFLGLAVISFIFTYIQNNLLQHVGQNIVSRIRKDLFKHISKMSMSFFDRFHIGSLVTNVSSDTETISSFFTQVLLSLIRDGMMLVLIIVFMFQLDPVLASYSLIVLPVIAVVAVLFRSRLRKAYQNARTRLSRLIAFTAENLSGMFLIQAFHQEEEQKKRFSEQNALHLKANIAQARSNVIFNRTFDILGNAALVMMVWLGGRAVLGESLQVGVLYAFISYIRQFFQPINQITMQWNTFQSTTVSMDRIWNILNTRPEVADPTPERASSMEPQRVMGQIDFNDVSFGYQADRPLIQQMNLHLYPGEMVGIVGTTGAGKSTLISLLNRFYDVDKGSIEIDGTDIRHLPQAKLHRIVGLIQQEPFLFSGSIIDNVRMFREDITREQAIEACRFVGAHTMISRLPQGYDTHLSERGSGLSAGERQLISFARIVVFQPRVLILDEATANLDSHTEQLVQQALESVSQGRTTIVIAHRLSTVMHADRILVMENGEIVEEGPHQELIAAKGVYADLYTHARDAGKNSAISG, encoded by the coding sequence ATGTCTAACGCTAACGCTGAACTTCGCCCAGATGAAGAGGCCGATCAGAGTAAACGAACTTCGTTTAAGGCCATGATGGCATACGCCAAACCACATAAATGGGCTTTTGCCGGTATCTTCTTCTGTTCACTGCTTGGCATATCGGCAGATCTGCTGCAACCCTATCTGGTGAAGATCGCCATCGATGATCATCTGGCCGTAGGCCAGACCAGTGTCGGCTTTCTCGTTCAGCTCGCAGCCATCTTTCTCGGGCTGGCTGTCATCAGTTTTATTTTTACCTATATCCAGAATAATCTGTTGCAGCACGTGGGACAGAACATTGTATCCCGGATCCGAAAGGACCTGTTCAAGCATATCTCCAAAATGTCCATGTCCTTCTTTGACCGTTTTCATATCGGAAGTCTGGTCACGAACGTATCCAGTGATACGGAGACCATCAGTAGCTTCTTCACTCAGGTGCTACTCAGTCTGATTCGGGATGGCATGATGCTGGTGCTCATTATCGTCTTTATGTTCCAGCTTGATCCTGTTCTGGCGAGTTACTCTCTAATCGTTCTTCCTGTTATTGCGGTTGTTGCCGTATTATTCCGTAGTCGACTGCGAAAAGCATATCAAAATGCTCGTACGCGTCTTTCCCGCTTGATTGCTTTTACGGCGGAAAACCTGTCCGGTATGTTCTTAATTCAAGCTTTTCACCAGGAAGAAGAACAGAAGAAACGTTTCTCGGAACAGAATGCGCTCCATCTGAAAGCCAACATCGCTCAAGCCCGCTCCAATGTCATATTCAACCGAACATTTGATATCCTTGGCAATGCGGCACTGGTCATGATGGTCTGGCTTGGAGGTCGCGCTGTACTGGGTGAGTCCCTGCAAGTTGGGGTACTGTACGCGTTTATAAGCTATATTCGCCAATTTTTTCAACCGATTAACCAGATTACGATGCAGTGGAATACGTTCCAGTCGACTACCGTTTCAATGGATCGCATCTGGAACATTCTGAATACGCGGCCTGAGGTTGCCGATCCCACACCCGAACGGGCGTCATCAATGGAACCTCAGCGTGTGATGGGCCAGATTGATTTTAATGATGTGTCGTTCGGTTATCAGGCAGATCGGCCGTTGATCCAGCAGATGAACCTGCACCTCTATCCGGGTGAAATGGTAGGTATCGTGGGCACAACAGGCGCTGGCAAAAGTACACTGATCTCCCTGCTCAATCGCTTCTATGATGTAGACAAGGGCAGTATTGAGATTGATGGTACCGATATCCGGCATCTGCCGCAGGCTAAGCTTCATCGGATCGTGGGTCTGATTCAACAGGAACCCTTTCTCTTCTCCGGCTCCATCATTGATAATGTGAGAATGTTTCGTGAGGATATTACGCGAGAGCAGGCGATTGAGGCCTGCCGGTTTGTCGGAGCACATACGATGATTTCACGTTTGCCTCAAGGATATGATACGCATCTATCCGAACGCGGAAGCGGACTATCTGCCGGGGAGCGGCAGTTGATCTCATTTGCCCGGATCGTGGTGTTCCAGCCCCGAGTGCTCATTCTGGATGAAGCAACGGCCAATCTGGACTCACACACCGAACAACTTGTGCAGCAGGCGCTGGAATCAGTATCCCAGGGACGCACAACCATCGTCATTGCCCATCGCCTGTCTACGGTGATGCATGCTGATCGAATTCTCGTAATGGAGAATGGTGAGATTGTGGAGGAAGGTCCGCACCAGGAATTAATCGCAGCCAAAGGCGTGTATGCCGACTTGTATACCCATGCGCGTGATGCAGGTAAAAATTCAGCTATATCAGGGTAA